From a region of the Kaistia sp. 32K genome:
- a CDS encoding fumarylacetoacetate hydrolase family protein: protein MKLLRFGAPGSEKPGLLAKDGTIRDLSGVISDITPETLKNGAIDAVAKVDPASLPVVPAGTRLGPVVNGTRNFIAVGLNYVDHAHETNMPIPAEPILFNKAPNCIVGPNDNVTIPKGSEKTDWEVELAIVIGKTASYVSEADAINYVAGYAVCHDVSERAFQTERGGQWMKGKGSPTFGPLGPWLVTPDEIADIQNLDLYLDVNGERAQTGNTKTMIFGVAHLVSYISQFLQLDPGDVITTGTPPGVGMGMKPPRYLKAGDKVRLGIQGLGDQEQEFVAYKG, encoded by the coding sequence ATGAAACTCCTACGCTTCGGTGCCCCTGGCTCGGAGAAGCCCGGCCTTCTCGCCAAGGACGGCACGATTCGCGACCTGTCGGGCGTCATTTCCGACATCACCCCGGAGACGCTCAAGAACGGCGCGATCGACGCGGTCGCCAAGGTCGACCCGGCTTCGCTGCCGGTCGTGCCCGCCGGCACGCGCCTCGGCCCCGTCGTCAACGGAACGCGCAACTTCATCGCCGTCGGTCTGAACTATGTCGACCACGCGCATGAAACGAACATGCCGATCCCGGCCGAGCCGATCCTGTTCAACAAGGCCCCGAACTGCATCGTCGGCCCGAACGACAATGTCACGATTCCCAAGGGTTCGGAAAAGACCGACTGGGAAGTCGAGCTGGCGATCGTCATCGGCAAGACCGCGAGCTACGTGTCGGAAGCCGACGCGATCAACTACGTGGCTGGCTACGCCGTCTGCCATGACGTTTCCGAGCGCGCCTTCCAGACGGAGCGCGGCGGCCAGTGGATGAAGGGCAAGGGCTCGCCGACCTTCGGTCCGCTCGGCCCCTGGCTCGTCACCCCGGACGAGATCGCGGACATCCAGAACCTCGACCTCTATCTCGACGTCAATGGCGAGCGCGCCCAGACCGGCAACACCAAGACGATGATCTTCGGCGTTGCGCACCTGGTCAGCTACATCAGCCAGTTCCTGCAGCTCGATCCGGGCGACGTCATCACGACGGGCACCCCGCCGGGCGTCGGCATGGGCATGAAGCCGCCGCGCTACCTGAAGGCCGGCGACAAGGTTCGCCTCGGCATCCAGGGCCTGGGCGACCAGGAGCAGGAATTCGTCGCCTACAAGGGCTGA
- a CDS encoding mechanosensitive ion channel family protein, which yields MEKILTEHHWINALLTLTALVIAALFANYVVKALLLKLVHRALGMTAYGRDEELRSHGVIERLANLMPALVISAGIDLVPGLPQFALTVIKNVANAFIILSLAMTVSAALNIVDTTYHRRPSARLKPIKGYIQVVKIAVYVIAALLIIATLIDRSPVILLSGLGAMAAVLILVFQDTLLSLVAGIQISSTDMVRVGDWIEMPGQNADGDVIEIALHTVKVQNFDKTITTVPIRKLVTEPFKNWRGMQETGGRRIKRSLYLDQNSIRFLTEADFDKLTLFGHLETYLARKRAEIDDWNGKLGDRAKFAANRRRSTNIGTFRAYVEGYLRNHPDLRQDMTILVRQMPPGPDGLPIEIYAFTNTIVWARYEGIQSDIFDHLYAILPEFDLRVFQNPSGQDLKALAPGLRRSPRALAAADA from the coding sequence ATCGAGAAGATCCTGACCGAGCATCACTGGATCAACGCCCTGCTCACCCTGACAGCCCTCGTCATCGCCGCCCTGTTCGCGAACTATGTCGTCAAGGCGCTGCTGCTCAAGCTGGTGCACCGGGCCCTCGGCATGACGGCCTATGGCCGCGACGAGGAACTGCGCAGCCACGGCGTCATCGAGCGCCTCGCCAATTTGATGCCGGCGCTGGTGATCTCGGCCGGCATCGACCTCGTTCCCGGCCTGCCGCAATTCGCGCTGACGGTGATCAAGAACGTCGCCAACGCCTTCATCATCCTGTCGCTGGCGATGACGGTGAGCGCGGCGCTCAACATCGTCGACACCACCTATCATCGCCGCCCCTCGGCCCGGCTGAAGCCGATCAAGGGCTATATCCAGGTGGTGAAGATCGCGGTCTATGTGATCGCGGCGCTCCTGATCATCGCGACGCTGATCGACCGGTCGCCGGTCATCCTGCTCTCCGGTCTCGGCGCCATGGCCGCCGTCCTGATCCTCGTCTTCCAGGATACGCTGCTGTCGCTCGTCGCCGGCATCCAGATCTCGTCGACCGACATGGTGCGCGTCGGCGACTGGATCGAGATGCCGGGCCAGAACGCCGATGGCGACGTGATCGAGATCGCGCTGCATACGGTCAAGGTGCAGAACTTCGACAAGACGATCACCACCGTCCCTATCCGCAAGCTGGTCACAGAACCGTTCAAGAACTGGCGCGGTATGCAGGAAACGGGCGGAAGGCGGATCAAGCGCTCGCTCTATCTCGACCAGAACAGCATCCGCTTCCTGACCGAAGCGGACTTCGACAAGCTCACCCTGTTCGGCCATCTCGAGACCTATCTGGCGCGCAAGCGCGCCGAGATAGACGACTGGAACGGCAAGCTCGGCGATCGCGCCAAGTTCGCCGCCAACCGCCGGCGTTCCACCAATATCGGCACCTTCCGCGCCTATGTGGAAGGCTACCTCAGGAACCATCCCGACCTGCGCCAGGACATGACGATCCTGGTCCGGCAGATGCCGCCGGGTCCGGACGGCCTGCCGATCGAGATCTACGCCTTCACCAACACGATCGTCTGGGCGCGCTACGAAGGCATCCAGTCCGACATCTTCGACCACCTCTACGCGATCCTGCCGGAATTCGACCTCCGCGTGTTCCAGAACCCGAGCGGCCAGGATCTCAAGGCGCTGGCGCCGGGTCTGCGGCGAAGCCCACGCGCCCTGGCGGCGGCGGACGCCTGA
- a CDS encoding LysE family translocator → MDQVLAILGFALVTAFTPGPNNTMLMISGANWGVVPSVPHILGITVGFPVMVFAVGMGLGGVFEAYPLLHEILKYVSFLYLLYLAWKLARSGRHDTEGAREGRPMSFLAAALFQWVNPKAWIMAISAMALYVPQGGTILPAVLLLTAIFALTSLPSSATWCLFGTAIARFLDSDRRVAIFNAVMAVLLVLSMVPTLF, encoded by the coding sequence ATGGACCAGGTTCTGGCAATTCTGGGCTTCGCCCTGGTGACCGCGTTCACGCCCGGTCCGAACAACACGATGCTGATGATCTCCGGCGCCAACTGGGGCGTCGTTCCCAGCGTGCCGCATATCCTCGGCATCACGGTCGGCTTCCCGGTCATGGTGTTCGCCGTCGGTATGGGCCTCGGCGGCGTGTTCGAGGCCTATCCGCTCCTGCACGAGATCCTGAAATACGTCTCGTTCCTGTATCTGCTCTATCTCGCCTGGAAGCTGGCGCGCTCCGGCCGGCATGATACGGAAGGCGCGCGCGAGGGCAGGCCGATGAGCTTCCTCGCCGCGGCCCTGTTCCAGTGGGTCAATCCCAAGGCCTGGATCATGGCAATCAGCGCCATGGCGCTCTACGTCCCGCAGGGCGGGACGATCCTGCCGGCCGTCCTGCTGCTGACCGCCATTTTCGCGCTGACCTCGCTGCCGTCCTCGGCGACCTGGTGCCTGTTCGGAACCGCGATTGCCCGTTTTCTGGACAGCGATCGTCGCGTGGCAATTTTCAATGCAGTGATGGCGGTGCTTCTCGTCCTCTCCATGGTGCCGACCCTGTTCTGA
- the aat gene encoding leucyl/phenylalanyl-tRNA--protein transferase — protein MARQSDHLPEITPQVLLKAYACGIFPMSDSAEDPGLYWIEPESRGIFPLDAFHVPRRLARTMRHQPYEIRIDSDFEGVIAGCAGNAASVYRDKTWINQRIRALYRELFALGHCHTVEAWQDGKLVGGLYGVRLQGAFFGESMFSHARDASKIALVYLVARLKAGGFRLLDAQFTTEHLSQFGAIEVDRDEYHARLEGALAGEGDFYGLDGCATVDEVLQLASQTS, from the coding sequence ATGGCCCGCCAGTCTGACCATCTGCCCGAAATCACGCCTCAAGTTCTCTTGAAGGCGTATGCGTGCGGCATCTTTCCGATGTCGGACTCGGCCGAGGATCCCGGCCTCTACTGGATCGAGCCCGAAAGCCGCGGCATCTTTCCGCTCGACGCGTTCCATGTTCCGCGCCGGCTCGCCCGCACCATGCGGCACCAGCCCTACGAGATCCGGATCGATTCGGACTTTGAAGGCGTGATCGCGGGCTGCGCCGGCAACGCCGCCTCGGTCTATCGCGACAAGACCTGGATCAACCAGCGCATCCGCGCCCTCTATCGCGAGCTGTTCGCGCTCGGCCATTGTCACACCGTCGAGGCGTGGCAGGACGGCAAGCTGGTCGGTGGGCTCTATGGCGTGCGGCTGCAGGGCGCCTTTTTCGGCGAGAGCATGTTCAGCCATGCGCGCGATGCTTCGAAGATCGCGCTCGTCTATCTCGTCGCCCGGCTGAAGGCCGGCGGATTCCGCCTGCTCGACGCCCAGTTCACCACCGAGCATCTGTCGCAGTTCGGCGCCATCGAGGTCGACCGCGACGAATATCACGCGCGGCTGGAAGGCGCTCTCGCGGGCGAGGGCGACTTCTACGGCTTGGACGGATGCGCCACGGTCGACGAGGTCTTGCAGTTGGCAAGCCAGACGTCATAG
- a CDS encoding TetR/AcrR family transcriptional regulator, whose translation MSNPAPQPRTDTRERLLSLAEQRVLAKGFSATSIDELIAGVGITKSGFFYHFRDKNELARALLLRYLEQDRAVLEAIFQRGDDLHDDPLHGFLVGLKLFAEMLADLPEQHPGCIAASYCYQDQLFDREIRDLNAAGMLAWRSRFGERLQLIAARYPPRHDVDIDALADMISTLVEGGLILGRALRDATILPRQILLYRDFIRAIFLGN comes from the coding sequence ATGTCGAACCCCGCGCCCCAGCCTCGGACGGATACGCGCGAAAGGCTGCTCAGCCTCGCCGAGCAGCGGGTGCTCGCCAAGGGCTTCTCGGCGACGTCCATCGACGAGCTGATCGCCGGCGTCGGCATTACCAAGAGCGGCTTCTTCTATCATTTCCGCGACAAGAACGAGCTCGCCCGGGCGCTGCTGCTCCGCTATCTCGAGCAGGATCGCGCCGTGCTGGAGGCCATCTTCCAGCGCGGCGACGACCTGCACGACGACCCGTTGCACGGCTTTCTCGTCGGCCTGAAACTGTTCGCCGAAATGCTGGCCGACCTGCCCGAGCAACATCCGGGCTGCATCGCCGCGTCCTATTGCTACCAGGACCAGTTGTTCGACCGCGAGATCCGTGACCTGAACGCCGCCGGCATGCTGGCGTGGCGCAGCCGCTTCGGCGAGCGGCTGCAGCTGATCGCGGCCCGCTATCCGCCCCGCCACGATGTCGACATCGATGCCCTCGCCGACATGATCTCGACTCTGGTCGAGGGCGGCCTGATCCTGGGTCGCGCGCTGCGGGATGCGACGATCCTGCCGCGGCAGATCCTGCTCTACCGTGACTTCATCCGGGCGATCTTCCTCGGCAATTGA
- the thiD gene encoding bifunctional hydroxymethylpyrimidine kinase/phosphomethylpyrimidine kinase: MTAIAVTIAGSDSGGGAGIQADLKTFSALGVYGASVIAALTAQNTLGVTGIHDVPADFVTAQIDAVFSDLDVGAVKIGMLSQPDVIRAVAAGLDRFDQKNVVLDPVMVATSGDMLLRDESVAVLIADLLPRSALVTPNLREAARLLETDVATDGAGMEAQAEAILRLGARAVLIKGGHGTGPESDDLLMSAAGKRWFSAPRIDTLNTHGTGCTLSSAIAAGLARGLALEPAIEEAKRYITDAIVASDRLQIGRGHGPVHHFHKWW; this comes from the coding sequence ATGACAGCCATCGCCGTTACCATCGCCGGCTCGGATTCGGGCGGCGGCGCCGGCATTCAGGCCGATCTGAAGACTTTCTCGGCGCTCGGCGTCTATGGCGCCTCGGTGATCGCGGCGCTGACGGCGCAGAACACGCTGGGCGTCACGGGGATCCACGACGTGCCGGCCGATTTCGTCACCGCCCAGATCGACGCCGTCTTCTCCGATCTCGACGTCGGCGCGGTCAAGATCGGCATGCTTTCCCAGCCCGACGTCATCCGCGCCGTCGCGGCCGGGCTCGATCGCTTCGACCAGAAGAACGTCGTGCTCGATCCGGTCATGGTGGCGACCAGCGGCGACATGCTGCTGCGCGACGAATCGGTTGCGGTGCTGATCGCCGACCTCCTGCCGCGCTCGGCGCTCGTCACGCCGAACCTGCGGGAGGCAGCGCGCCTGCTCGAGACCGACGTCGCGACCGACGGGGCCGGCATGGAGGCGCAGGCCGAGGCGATCCTGCGCCTCGGCGCCCGTGCCGTCCTGATCAAGGGCGGCCATGGCACCGGTCCGGAAAGCGACGATCTCCTGATGTCGGCCGCAGGCAAACGCTGGTTCAGCGCGCCGCGCATCGACACGCTCAATACGCATGGCACGGGCTGCACGCTGTCCTCCGCGATCGCGGCGGGTCTCGCGCGCGGCCTGGCGCTCGAACCGGCGATCGAGGAAGCCAAGCGCTACATCACGGACGCGATCGTCGCGTCGGACCGGCTGCAGATCGGCCGTGGCCATGGGCCGGTGCACCACTTCCACAAGTGGTGGTGA
- a CDS encoding homocysteine S-methyltransferase family protein: MARYRNALPQLTDRLFTTDGGLETTLIFHDGIELPAFAAFDLFSRPGGRERLRAYYDSYAALAHARRLGFILESPTWRANCDWGAQIGYDADALAASNRAAIDLMRELRDRYDSPETPMVISGDIGPRGDGYQIERKMSVAEAADYHGEQIRTFAATEADFVSAMTINYVEEAIGLVRAAADAQMPIVLSFTVETDGRLPSGQELRDAIQTVDGTAVVAPVYYMINCAHPTHFEHLFGAGEGWTRRIKGLRANASRRSHAELDNAPNLDDGDPAELGRQFAALRRACPGLNVVGGCCGTDFRHVQAICFACQSVDLAA, translated from the coding sequence ATGGCCCGCTACAGAAACGCCCTGCCGCAACTGACGGATCGCCTGTTCACCACCGATGGCGGTCTGGAGACGACGCTGATCTTCCATGACGGGATCGAGCTGCCGGCTTTCGCCGCCTTCGATCTGTTCTCGCGTCCCGGCGGGCGCGAGCGCCTGCGCGCCTATTATGACAGCTACGCCGCGCTCGCCCATGCGCGCCGGCTCGGCTTCATTCTGGAAAGCCCGACATGGCGGGCCAACTGCGATTGGGGGGCGCAGATCGGCTACGACGCCGATGCGCTCGCCGCCAGCAACCGCGCCGCCATCGACCTGATGCGCGAACTGCGCGATCGCTATGACAGCCCCGAAACGCCGATGGTCATCAGCGGCGATATCGGCCCAAGGGGCGACGGCTACCAGATCGAGCGGAAGATGAGCGTGGCCGAGGCGGCCGACTATCACGGCGAGCAGATCCGCACGTTCGCCGCGACCGAGGCGGATTTCGTCAGCGCGATGACGATCAACTATGTCGAGGAGGCGATCGGGCTGGTTCGCGCCGCTGCGGATGCGCAGATGCCGATCGTCCTCTCCTTCACGGTCGAGACGGACGGAAGACTACCGAGCGGGCAGGAACTCCGCGACGCGATCCAGACCGTCGATGGGACGGCCGTTGTCGCGCCGGTCTACTACATGATCAATTGCGCCCATCCGACCCATTTCGAGCACCTGTTCGGGGCAGGCGAGGGCTGGACGCGGCGCATCAAGGGACTGCGGGCCAATGCGTCGCGGCGCAGCCATGCCGAACTCGACAATGCCCCCAACCTCGACGACGGCGACCCAGCCGAACTCGGTCGCCAGTTCGCAGCACTCCGGCGCGCATGCCCCGGTCTGAACGTGGTTGGCGGCTGCTGCGGCACCGATTTCCGCCACGTGCAGGCGATCTGTTTCGCCTGCCAGTCGGTCGACCTGGCGGCGTGA
- a CDS encoding DMT family transporter, whose translation MEALQKGQPLFGVLLKIISTIAFTAMATLIKYVSDSYPPGEIAFFRSAFALIPVLIWVGWYGGLPSIFITPRIGGHVLRSIAGATSMFFGFSALARLPLSDATAIGYASPLLTVVLAAVLLKEAIRVYRWTAVVVGLIGVLVILSGYIGPERGPDRSALGAVFAILAAFFGGIAATQTRRLTWVEPPGTIVIYFSIFTALFMLLTAPFGWAMPRWEHVPFLVGSGIFGGIGQVLLTQSYRYGEASLIAPFEYVSMLWAIIVSYLLFHSTPSATMLVGSAIVVASGMFVIYREHRLGIKRSRERASKTPAGPGA comes from the coding sequence ATGGAAGCGCTTCAGAAGGGGCAGCCGCTTTTCGGTGTGCTGCTCAAGATCATCTCGACGATCGCCTTCACGGCGATGGCGACCCTGATCAAATATGTCTCGGACAGCTATCCGCCGGGTGAAATCGCGTTCTTCCGCTCCGCCTTCGCGCTGATCCCCGTGCTGATCTGGGTCGGCTGGTATGGCGGGCTTCCCTCCATCTTCATCACTCCGCGCATCGGCGGCCACGTCCTGCGCTCGATCGCCGGGGCGACGTCGATGTTCTTCGGCTTTTCGGCGCTGGCGCGGCTGCCGCTCTCCGACGCCACCGCGATCGGCTATGCCTCGCCGCTGCTGACGGTGGTCCTCGCCGCCGTCCTCCTGAAGGAGGCGATCCGCGTCTACCGGTGGACGGCGGTGGTGGTCGGCCTGATCGGCGTCCTCGTCATCCTGTCGGGCTATATCGGGCCCGAGCGCGGCCCGGACCGCAGCGCGCTCGGCGCGGTCTTTGCGATCCTCGCCGCCTTCTTCGGCGGGATCGCGGCAACGCAGACGCGCCGCCTGACCTGGGTCGAGCCGCCGGGGACGATCGTCATCTATTTCTCGATCTTCACGGCGCTCTTCATGCTGCTGACCGCGCCGTTCGGCTGGGCGATGCCGCGCTGGGAGCATGTGCCCTTCCTCGTCGGCTCCGGCATCTTCGGCGGCATCGGCCAGGTGCTTTTGACGCAGAGCTACCGCTATGGCGAGGCGTCGCTGATCGCGCCGTTCGAATATGTCTCGATGCTCTGGGCGATCATCGTCAGCTATTTGCTGTTTCATTCGACCCCGAGCGCCACCATGCTCGTCGGCTCGGCGATCGTCGTTGCATCGGGGATGTTCGTGATCTATCGCGAGCATCGTCTCGGCATCAAGCGTAGCCGGGAGCGCGCGTCGAAGACCCCGGCGGGGCCGGGGGCCTGA
- a CDS encoding glycosyltransferase family 1 protein — MSRILIASDAWHPQINGVVRTLERLSRHLPEFGATPVLLTPEGYRTVPCPTYPEIRLTIAAPGAIGRRLDAAMPDHVHIATEGPIGYAVRRWCRKRKRIFTTSYHTRFPEYLAARLPVPVDWTYAVLRQFHNAGAGCMVATPSLEAELAERGFRHLMRWSRGVDADLFRPDRRSDVLAHLPRPIHLYVGRVAVEKNIGAFLDLDLPGSKVVVGDGPALETLRRAHPEVSFLGAKVGDALADIYAASDCFVFPSRTDTFGVVMLEALASGLPVAAFPVAGPRDVVGGTGAGVLDEDLRKAVLAALSIPRDHCRTVALRHSWQAAARQFLDNVIAAQKSCAGSAFV; from the coding sequence ATGAGCCGGATCCTGATCGCGAGCGACGCCTGGCATCCGCAGATCAACGGTGTCGTGCGGACGCTGGAGCGGTTGTCCCGGCACCTGCCGGAATTCGGCGCCACACCGGTCCTTCTGACCCCGGAAGGCTATCGCACCGTTCCGTGCCCGACCTATCCGGAGATCCGCCTGACGATCGCTGCGCCCGGCGCGATCGGCCGGCGGCTCGACGCGGCGATGCCCGATCATGTCCACATCGCCACCGAAGGGCCGATCGGCTATGCTGTCCGCCGCTGGTGCCGCAAGCGGAAGCGCATCTTCACGACGAGCTACCACACCCGCTTTCCGGAATATCTCGCAGCCCGCCTGCCGGTGCCGGTCGATTGGACCTATGCGGTGCTGCGGCAGTTTCACAATGCCGGCGCCGGCTGCATGGTCGCCACGCCGTCGCTGGAGGCCGAGCTCGCGGAGCGCGGATTCCGCCATCTGATGCGCTGGTCGCGCGGCGTCGACGCCGACCTGTTCCGGCCGGATCGCCGCTCGGACGTCCTCGCGCATCTGCCGCGGCCGATCCATCTCTATGTCGGGCGGGTGGCGGTCGAAAAGAACATCGGCGCCTTCCTCGATCTGGACCTGCCGGGCAGCAAGGTCGTCGTCGGCGACGGCCCGGCGCTGGAGACGCTGCGCCGCGCCCATCCGGAAGTGTCGTTCCTGGGGGCGAAGGTCGGCGATGCGCTCGCCGATATCTACGCCGCGTCCGATTGCTTCGTCTTCCCGAGCCGCACCGACACGTTCGGCGTCGTCATGCTGGAAGCGCTCGCCTCGGGGCTGCCGGTGGCGGCGTTTCCCGTGGCGGGGCCGCGCGACGTGGTGGGCGGGACGGGCGCTGGCGTCCTTGACGAGGATCTGCGCAAGGCCGTGCTGGCGGCGCTTTCGATCCCGCGCGATCACTGCCGCACCGTCGCGCTCCGCCATTCGTGGCAGGCGGCGGCGCGACAGTTCCTCGACAATGTCATCGCGGCGCAAAAAAGCTGCGCCGGAAGCGCTTTCGTGTAA
- a CDS encoding DUF2155 domain-containing protein, whose translation MTRFITRRCGPTLVAATLASLLVGTSAHAERITNPVAEFAGLDKITGRIITFDVYMDETVQFGALQVTPRACYSRPATEQPQTDAFVEVDEITLNRKVRRIFTGWMFADSPGLHAVDHAVYDVWLANCKTSSTVAHPSKP comes from the coding sequence ATGACACGTTTCATCACACGACGCTGCGGCCCGACGCTTGTCGCGGCAACCCTGGCCTCCCTCCTCGTCGGCACGTCCGCCCATGCGGAGCGGATCACCAATCCGGTCGCCGAGTTCGCGGGTCTCGACAAGATCACGGGCCGGATCATCACCTTCGACGTCTACATGGACGAGACGGTGCAGTTCGGCGCCCTGCAGGTGACGCCGCGGGCCTGCTATTCGCGCCCCGCGACCGAGCAGCCGCAGACGGACGCCTTCGTCGAGGTCGACGAGATCACGCTGAACCGCAAGGTGCGCCGTATCTTCACGGGATGGATGTTCGCCGACAGCCCCGGCCTGCACGCCGTCGACCACGCCGTCTATGACGTCTGGCTTGCCAACTGCAAGACCTCGTCGACCGTGGCGCATCCGTCCAAGCCGTAG
- the accC gene encoding acetyl-CoA carboxylase biotin carboxylase subunit, which yields MFNKILIANRGEIALRILRACKELGIQTVAAHSTADADAMHVRLADESVCIGPPPARDSYLNIPSLLAACEITGADAIHPGYGFLSENARFAEILEAHNLTFIGPKSEHIRIMGDKIEAKRTAKRLGIPVVPGSDGALKDEADAIRNGAAIGYPVLIKASSGGGGRGMKVARSEADVVIAFQTARSEAKAAFGDDAVYMEKYLEKPRHIEIQVLGDGKGYAVHLGERDCSLQRRHQKVWEEAGSPALNADERDKIGAICAKAVADLGYSGAGTIEFLYENGEFYFIEMNTRLQVEHPVTEAVTGIDLVNEQIRIAAGSGLSFRQEDVTFEGHAIECRINAEDPRTFAPSPGKITYYHPPGGLGVRVDSGVYQGYKIPPYYDSLIGKLIVHGRNRVECMMRLRRALDEFVVDGVSTTIPLFRQLVDDQDIADGRYDIHWLEKKLAVDR from the coding sequence ATGTTCAACAAGATCCTCATCGCCAATCGAGGCGAAATCGCCCTCCGCATCCTCCGCGCCTGCAAGGAGCTGGGGATTCAGACTGTCGCGGCGCACTCGACGGCCGACGCTGACGCGATGCATGTCCGCCTCGCCGATGAGAGCGTCTGCATCGGCCCGCCGCCCGCTCGCGATAGCTACCTCAACATCCCGTCGCTGCTCGCTGCCTGCGAGATCACCGGCGCCGACGCGATCCATCCCGGCTACGGCTTCCTGTCGGAAAATGCGCGCTTCGCGGAGATCCTCGAGGCGCACAACCTGACCTTCATCGGACCGAAGTCCGAGCACATCCGCATCATGGGCGACAAGATCGAGGCGAAGCGCACGGCGAAGCGCCTCGGCATTCCGGTCGTCCCCGGTTCGGACGGCGCGCTGAAGGACGAGGCCGACGCGATTCGCAACGGCGCCGCCATCGGATATCCGGTGCTGATCAAGGCATCGTCGGGCGGCGGCGGACGCGGCATGAAGGTCGCGCGCTCGGAGGCCGATGTCGTCATCGCCTTCCAGACCGCCCGTTCCGAGGCGAAGGCCGCCTTCGGCGACGACGCCGTCTACATGGAAAAGTACCTCGAGAAGCCCCGCCACATCGAGATCCAGGTTCTCGGTGACGGCAAGGGCTACGCCGTGCATCTCGGCGAGCGCGACTGCTCGCTGCAGCGCCGGCACCAGAAGGTCTGGGAAGAGGCGGGTTCGCCGGCCCTCAACGCCGACGAGCGCGACAAGATCGGCGCCATCTGCGCCAAGGCCGTGGCCGATCTCGGTTACTCCGGCGCCGGCACGATCGAGTTCCTGTACGAGAACGGCGAGTTCTACTTCATCGAGATGAACACCCGCCTGCAGGTGGAGCATCCGGTGACGGAGGCCGTCACGGGCATCGATCTCGTCAACGAGCAGATCCGTATCGCCGCCGGCAGCGGCCTGTCCTTCCGCCAGGAGGACGTGACGTTCGAGGGCCACGCCATCGAATGCCGCATCAATGCCGAGGATCCGCGGACCTTCGCGCCGTCGCCCGGCAAGATCACCTACTACCACCCGCCGGGTGGTCTCGGCGTCCGCGTCGATTCGGGCGTCTATCAGGGCTACAAGATCCCGCCCTACTACGACAGCCTGATCGGCAAGCTGATCGTGCACGGCCGCAATCGCGTCGAGTGCATGATGCGGCTGCGCCGCGCGCTGGACGAGTTCGTCGTCGACGGCGTGTCGACGACCATCCCGCTCTTCCGCCAGCTGGTGGACGATCAGGACATCGCCGACGGCCGCTACGACATCCACTGGCTGGAGAAGAAGCTGGCTGTGGACCGCTGA
- a CDS encoding UDP-2,3-diacylglucosamine diphosphatase, with product MSSGVAPRHLRTLFLSDIHLGTRGSQAELLLNFLRWHDAETIYLVGDIIDGWRLKKGWYWPQAHNDIVQKLLRKARKGARLVYVPGNHDEFLRDYLGTHLGGVELVDRAIHETADGKRLLVIHGDQFDVVVRHAKWLAFLGDHAYNLALALNTVVGKVRRKLGFEYWSLSAWAKLKVKNAVSFIGAFEQALVTEARRVGADGVVCGHIHHATIRDDLGIRYINTGDWVESCTAIVEHHDGRIEMIRWADVAPLYAVAQEEEPEIDKVAA from the coding sequence ATGTCGAGCGGTGTCGCGCCCCGTCACTTGCGCACGCTTTTCCTGTCGGACATTCATCTCGGTACTCGAGGTAGTCAGGCGGAACTGTTGCTCAACTTCCTCAGATGGCATGACGCCGAGACGATCTATCTTGTCGGCGACATCATCGATGGCTGGCGTCTGAAGAAGGGCTGGTATTGGCCGCAGGCGCACAACGACATCGTGCAGAAGCTGCTGCGGAAGGCGCGCAAGGGCGCGCGGCTTGTCTATGTTCCGGGCAATCACGACGAATTCCTGCGCGATTATCTGGGCACGCATCTCGGCGGCGTCGAACTCGTCGATCGCGCCATCCATGAGACGGCGGACGGCAAGCGCCTGCTGGTGATCCATGGCGACCAGTTCGACGTCGTGGTCCGCCACGCCAAGTGGCTCGCCTTCCTCGGCGACCATGCCTACAACCTCGCCCTCGCGCTCAACACGGTGGTCGGCAAGGTTCGCCGCAAGCTCGGTTTCGAATACTGGTCGCTCTCCGCCTGGGCCAAGCTCAAGGTCAAGAACGCCGTCTCCTTCATCGGTGCCTTCGAGCAGGCGCTAGTGACCGAGGCGCGGCGGGTCGGCGCGGACGGCGTCGTCTGCGGCCATATCCACCACGCCACCATCCGCGACGATCTCGGCATCCGCTACATCAACACCGGCGACTGGGTCGAAAGCTGCACGGCGATCGTCGAGCATCATGACGGTCGGATCGAGATGATCCGCTGGGCAGACGTCGCCCCCCTCTATGCCGTGGCGCAGGAAGAAGAGCCGGAGATCGACAAGGTCGCCGCATGA